A genomic stretch from Capricornis sumatraensis isolate serow.1 chromosome 4, serow.2, whole genome shotgun sequence includes:
- the LDHB gene encoding L-lactate dehydrogenase B chain, whose protein sequence is MATLKEKLIAPVAGEEGAIPNNKITVVGVGQVGMACAISILGKSLTDELALVDVLEDKLKGEMMDLQHGSLFLQTPKIVADKDYSVTANSKIVVVTAGVRQQEGESRLNLVQRNVNVFKFIIPQIVKYSPDCIIIVVSNPVDILTYVTWKLSGLPKHRVIGSGCNLDSARFRYLMAEKLGIHPSSCHGWILGEHGDSSVAVWSGVNVAGVSLQELNPEMGTDNDSENWKEVHKMVVESAYEVIKLKGYTNWAIGLSVADLIESMLKNLSRIHPVSTMVKGMYGIENEVFLSLPCILNARGLTSVINQKLKDEEVAQLKKSADTLWGIQKDLKDL, encoded by the exons ATGGCAACTCTTAAGGAAAAACTGATTGCACCAGTTGCCGGAGAAGAGGGAGCGATCCCAAACAATAAGATCACTGTAGTGGGTGTTGGACAAGTTGGTATGGCGTGTGCCATCAGCATTCTGGGAAAG TCTCTGACTGATGAGCTTGCTCTTGTGGATGTTTTGGAAGATAAACTCAAAGGAGAAATGATGGACCTGCAGCATGGGAGCTTATTCCTTCAGACACCGAAAATTGTGGCCGACAAAG ATTACTCTGTCACTGCCAATTCCAAGATCGTGGTGGTAACTGCAGGAGTTCGCCAGCAAGAGGGGGAGAGCCGCCTGAATTTGGTGCAAAGGAACGTTAACGTCTTCAAGTTCATCATTCCTCAGATCGTCAAGTACAGTCCTGACTGCATCATCATTGTGgtttccaacccag tggATATTCTCACATATGTTACCTGGAAACTAAGTGGATTACCCAAGCACCGTGTGATTGGGAGTGGATGTAACCTGGATTCTGCTAGATTTCGCTACCTTATGGCTGAAAAACTTGGCATTCATCCCAGCAGCTGCCACGGATGGATTTTGGGGGAACATGGCGACTCAAgcg TGGCTGTGTGGAGCGGAGTGAATGTGGCAGGCGTTTCTCTCCAGGAACTGAATCCAGAAATGGGAACAGACAATGACAGTGAAAATTGGAAGGAAGTGCATAAGATGGTGGTTGAGAG tgccTATGAAGTCATCAAGCTAAAAGGATATACCAACTGGGCTATTGGATTAAGTGTGGCCGATCTTATTGAATCCATGTTGAAAAATCTATCCAGGATTCACCCAGTGTCAACAATGGTGAAG GGCATGTATGGCATTGAGAATGAAGTCTTCCTGAGCCTTCCATGTATCCTGAATGCTCGAGGGTTAACCAGTGTTATCAACCAGAAGCTGAAGGATGAAGAGGTTGCCCAACTCAAGAAAAGTGCAGATACCCTCTGGGGCATCCAAAAGGACCTAAAGGACCTGTGA